atgcaggtttgtgggttaattggcttggtaaatgtaaaaattgtccctagtgagtgtaggattgtgttagtgtgtgggggtcgctggtcggagcggaaagggcctgtttccacgcagtatctctaaactaaactaccacgcATACAGTTTGCATGTCCCTTACGAATGACCAGGTCTGCTGTGATCGTCAAAGCTCAAACGCTCCAAACTGGCACCGTACACCAAGATGCTAAACTCCTAGATTTATATGTGTGGGTCACAAACACAGAACATTCTTTAGTCCCAGCAAAatccccgaagaagggtctcgacccgaaacgttgcctatttccttcgctccacagatgctgcctcacccgctgagtttctccagcatttttgtctaccttcacccaaagggaactttagtttagtgttagttttagctttaggcttagtttttagtttagtttagagatacagcagggaaacagacccttcggccgaccgagtccacgctgaccaacgatcacccgtacactagttctctcctgcacacactggggacaatttacagaagctaattaaccaacatatccatctttggagtgtgggaggaaaccggagcacccggagaaaacccacgcaggtcacggggagaaggtacaaactccgtagagatagcgcccgtagtcgggatcgaacccgagtctccggtgctgattttgctgtaaggcaccaacttttACATTTTagcaattcttgctattgagggagtgcagcgtaggtttacaaggttaattcctgggatggcgggactgtcatatgctgagagaatggagccgctgggcttgtacactctggaatttaaaaggatgagagggtatctcattgaaacatataagattgttaagggcttggacacgctagaggcaggaaacatgttcctgatgttgggggaatccagaaccaggggccacacagtttaagaataaggagtaagccatttagaacggagacgaggaaacactttttcttcacagagagtggtgagtctgtggcattctctgcctcagagagcggtggaggcaggttctctggatgttttcaagagagagctagatagggctcttaaaaatagcggagtcaggggatatggggagaaggcaggaacggggtactgattggggatgatcagccatgatcacattgaatggcggtgctggctggaagggctgaatggcctactcctgcacctattgtcgattgtctaactctaccgctgcgccaccgtgtggaGTAGATCAAGAGCAGGTGGATGTCAGCCAGACCTGTGGGAGTATGTGCGCTGTGTGGTGGACCCAGTTCGCCAGGTTGTCCAACAGTTCTGTCACCGGGATGCTCTCGAAGTCGGCATTCTCCTCGTAGTTCTCCCTCACCGgcccttcctcttcctcctcctcctcctccccaaacTGGTAGAAGCCCAGCGGGCTGATCTGAGTGCTGGCGGATATGCGGGCGATCTGTGCCCTCAAGTAGTTGTTCTCGTTGCCAGGGAAGGGCGGGTAGCTGGTGATGGGGGCGTCCAAGTTGCCGGTGAAGAACTTCTTGATCTTCCTGGCTGTGGTGATCTGCGCTGGTGTGACAGTGGGAAGCTTTGTCCAGATTTTGGCTGGCTCGCTGCAGACAAAATAGGTGAACTTGTTGGCTCCAGAGCGGTTTTCCTCCTTTGGGATAACCGGCGGTGGTTTGTATGTCGATGCTGGAGGCTTATCTTCCaccacctctccctcttcctcggCTTCCGGCTCCGTCTCCTCCTTGTACTCTTCCTTTTCCTCTTCCTTCTCctcttccaccacctcctctgcgtCTTCCTCGCCCTCCCGGAACTCCACCTCCGCCACGATGTAATTCCCTTTCAGCCCCAGGATTTTACCCCAGAAGCGGCATTTCTGCAGCGGCTGCGTCTCGACCAGCTGCTTCAGGGCCAGGAAGATGCAGTACATCTCGTTCCTGCTCAGGCCCACGCCTGCCTGCTCAAAGTAAAAGGCCATCTCCATCACGTTCGGGAGAGGAGTCTCCAactgcttgggggggggggggaaacaaaacgAGAGGAATATAAATGGGAGCACACTctgaaaacacactaaaaaaccaAAATTAACTCGCTAATTTCCACAAAATCTTTCACCATTTCAAGTCTGTTTCAAATCAATTTACAACAAATGCACTTtataagtgtttaagaaagaactgcagatgctggaaaaatcgtaggtggacaaagatgctggagaaactcagcgggtgagaaaaaaactttttcacccagagagatgtgaatttgtggaattccctgccacagagggcagtggaggccgaatcactggatggatttaagagagagttagatagagctctagggactggtggaatcaagggatatggggagaaggcaggcacgggttattgattggggatgatcagccatgaatggcggtgctggctcaaagggccgaatggcctcctcctgcacctattttctatgtttctgaggcagcatctatggagcgaaggaatgggtgacgcttcgggtcgatacccttcttccgagttccttcctacacataagacaCACGTAGTAGCTTAAAGAACCGAAGCACAAAAGTGGTGAGATTTAGTTGGAATTCAGTTAGATtcagtcatcagtctgaagaagggtttcggcccgaaacgttgcctatttccttcgctccatagatgctgctgcacccgctgagtttctccagcacttttgtcaacctgaGATTTAGTTGGAgctaaatttaatttagtttagtttagagatatagtgccgaaacaggcccttcagcccactgagtcagcgccaaccagggatcaccccgtacacttgcactattttacacactagagacaatttgcaatttttaccaaagccaattaacctacaaacttgtacgtctttggagtgtgggaggaaatcggagcatccgaggaaaacccacgcaggtcaaggggagaacgtacaaactccatacagacagcacccgtagtcaggatcgaacccgggtctctggcgctgtgaggcagcaactctacagctgcgccacagtgctgtccAAATTATGGAGCAATGATATAATGGTGGAGCAGTTGATCTGTGTAGAAAATGCTGACATGTTAAAGAATAACAGATTTGGCAGCAAAATTAAATCTCATGAGTTTAACGAGATGGTAACTGTCCAATACAAGACTAGTTACGAGGCAGGAGGAGAGAGTAattatgattttattttaaaatctccAGTTTCTTCAGAGACCAAAGGGAAGTTTggtatgtacacaaaaatgctggagaaactcagcgggtgcagcagcatctatggagcgaaggaagtttgGTATGTTGTCCACCAGAGGTCAGTAGTGGGTCTTCTAGTCTGATATGAATCTTTAACTTGTAGTTTTGTACATAGGGTAACTTTTCAAACTAATCAATGAAACGGTTTGTGGCCGTACAGACTCTTGATCAGACCTCCCATAACCTAAGGATGCATTCCCAATTCCCCCAATCTATCTCAttatggcccttgcacttttttttcccttttgtccgcactttccctgcagctgtaacactattttctgaagatagacgcaaagagctggacaataggtgcaggagtaggccatttggcccttcaagccagcaccgccattcaacatgatcatggctgatcatcccaaatcagtatcccattcctgccttccctccatatcccctgactccgctatctttaagagccctctctagctctctcttgaaagtatccagagaaccggccaccactgaggcagagaattccacagactcacaactctctgtgagaaaaagtgtttcctcgtctccgttctaaatggccgaccccttattcttaaactgtgtggcccctggttctggactcccccaacatcgggaacatgctagagtttgtacattctccccatgaccacgtgggttttctccgagatcttcggtttcctcccacactccaaagacgcacaggtttttcaggttacttggcttggtgtaaatgtaaattatccctagtgtgtgtaggatagtgttagtgtgcggggatcgctggccggagcggactcggtgaaccaaagggcctgtttccacactgtatctctctaaaaaaaaaacgggtgggtttcatccgggtgctccagtttcctctcacatcccaaaaagatgtatgggtttgtaggttaattgagctctgtaaattgcctgtaatgtgtagggagtggatgagaaagtgggataacatggaacatgTGTGAATATGAGATCAGTGCTTGGTGTGGACTCGCTGAtccaaagggctcgtttccatgcCGTACCTCTGAAGTAAAGTAATCGGAACATTACCAGGAATTTCTGGCCCAAGTTATCCCCAAAGACTCTAGATGAGTGAACGAGGATTGCGATATTTACCATTTCCTCCTCGTGGTCAGCTACGTCCTCTTCCTCCGTTGCCTTGATGAAGAGAGTTTTCTGAACCTCAGCCAGGCTGTGGGCCATTGATGTTTCATACTCATCTCGCAGGGTGTCTATCTTCTTGGAGAAGCGTGACTTCTTGATCTTTTTGCTGATATCTTCGATGATGTCCACAGCGTCGATGGGCCGCTCGTCCAGCACCTTGGTCATTAACTCAGAGAGGTGATCATAGCTAAAGGGGAGCACAAAGAGACTTAGGTGCCTCCCACACGATACTTTCTTCTTAACTTAAACCATtgaaatctcccggttgctggacactttaattctccttcccattcctacacagaccttctgtcctaggtctcctccattgtcagagtgaggctaaacgcaaattggaggaacagcatctcatatttcgcttgggcagcttacagcccagaggTAAGAATactgagtgggagagagagaagtcgGGAGAGGAGAAATAATTCACGATGCTGCGTAATTGAGAGATAGAATAAGAAATAATAAAACAAGGAGGGGATACATTAGAATGGGGAAAGTGAAGCAGACTGCAGAGCAACAGAATGGCAGCAGAAAAGTTAAACTGACTAAAGAAAGGAACTAAAGACAGGATGTGGGTATAAGGTGAGAagtgtaagatttaataggagcttgagggacaaccttttcactcagagtgtggtgggtacagggaacgagctgctggaagaggtagttaaggcaggtacaataacaacatttaatagacaattagataggtacgtggataagaaaggtttggagggatatgggccaaatgcgggcaatgcagccatgattgaatgaatggcagagtaaactcgatgggccgaatggcctagttctgctcctacgaTTTATGAACTTACTTATAAGTGAAGCATGGAGAATTGATGTGAGAGGCTGTGAGTTTAAAGGAAGAGAGCTAATGGGGGCAGTCAAGCAAATGGAATAGAATACAAATAAGAAGAAAAATAACATTCAATAatccaagatttttttttttttacaaactttACATTTAAATACTCACAGGTTGAGGTTAGATATGGTGCTTTTCTGCAGCAAATAAGCCTTTGCATTTCGGATCATAGTTTCACTTGCGAAATCCAGGTTCAGCTCGGGCTCCATCTGTACCATcttctcatcactctctgtggcaCTAGGAAATTCACTCTGCTTCTGCGACTCAGTCGGGTTTGGACTGTACGCTTTATCCTCCCGCTCCATCATTTTGATTCCTTCTCTCTAGCTCGTTGTACTTTCTATTCCCCCTTTGCCCTCTGACAGTTTCTGCCCTCTCTATATAATCTCTTTTCctttctttagttcagtttaacttCTCCCCTATCATTCTGTGGCTCTACAATTCTGCTTCACTTTCCCCACTCgatagtacccccccccccctccttgtttATTTAGTTCTTATTCTATCTCTCTATCACACAGCAATATGGATTATTTCTCCCTATTTCTCTCTCCTccactttcccccttccccaataATACTCCAGTTCAGTTTCGATCGCCTCAAACTTAAGTCTGATCACCTGTTACCCTCTATCACAAACATACTCTCTCTTAGTAACTTTTAATCACTGTCCATCTCTTTGTGTTATTAATAATATCACACTCTTCCTCTTCCACTCCAAGGCCCAGGCTGCCTAGGCCTCTGTTTCCCGGGCAACGGTTGCTATCATATGGCGCGTTGCTAGGCAACGCCAAACAATGCCGGCGAGCGGCCCGAAACGTGCGTCTTGCGTCATCGCCGTCGTGGGGAACGCGTCGTGGCGTAGGCGGCTGACGGCAGAGGGCACGCCGCAACGCGAGTCATTCGTCACCGGGTCTCCCTGCGTCAAGGTGAGCGTTCCACAACGTACGTTCTGCGTCACGGCGGCGTACCGTACACGTAATGCGGAAGTAGAGGAACAGTGACTGCGGGGGTGGATAAGAGGGGGACACAGTCATAGTcaaagaaacaggctcttcggcccaacttgcccacacgtcccatctacactagtcccacctgcctacatttggcccatatccctccaaacctatcctatccatgtacctgtccaaacgtttcTTCAACATTGagagagtccctgcctcaactacctcctctggcagcttgttccatacaccctttgtatcaaaagttacccctcagattcctttaaaatctttcccccttcaattCAATTTCCCCTCATTTCACCTGCCAACCATGGTGTGCTTTGCTGTGCCATAATGGGGCTTGAATGGAGTAGATGGGAGGTGGATTGGGCAGTGAGCAGGggtaagagagtaaagggattgtGAAGTAGGCAAGGAgggagttcagtttaatttattgtcacgtgtaccgaggtacaatgaaaagcttttgttgcgtgctaaccagtcagcagaaagactacacacgattacaatcgagccgtctacagCGTATGGAttcataatgtttaatgcaaggtaaagccagcaaagtccgatcaaggatagtctgatgaggtagatggtagttcagcgctgctctctgcaaGTGGGCCTAAGGATGggtgtggagagagaagggaaactGATGATAACATGCGAGCAAGGATGTGGTAAGTGTTCAACTCTATCCGTTTGCAGTGTGAATCTAACATCACAATCCTGACCTAGACCCAGAGGCCCATttacacccaacaaacagctaacaaaagTCCTGTTTCCTTTActatcgttacttttttgtatatctttcattcattgcccTATATCTCTCGACATCTTCGTttgtatctcccgtttccctttcccgtgactttgtctgaaggatctcaacccaaaacgtcacccattccttctctccagagatgctgcctgtcctgccgagttgcaccagctttttgtgtctataagtaCAGACATTGGATTCTTACAAACACATTTCCAACTCTCCAAACTTTTATTCATGTCACTTTTTTACAGCTTCAGAGGTAAAACTCCAGAGCAGTCAGCCCACTCCACGTACCACACAGTCTCTTTTCACAAAGAAAAACAACCAGACATCCGCAAAActttaaaataaacacaaaaaacgTATTTTATAGAATTTCTAAAGGAAACAAACAGGTGTTGCCACTGTTCAGAGTTGGTTTCCACTCAAGAGTTTACGACTGTTGAGAATTATGTTCGGATCTCGTGTCTCCACGCGCAGTAGATGTGCTAAACCCATTGGAATTCTGAAACAGCCGATGTGCATGTTTATCCGAGattcaatcccagttccaggttgcCTTTGGATCCGTTCTGGgccgtttttttccccccaagttGCATAAATATATCCGGAGCAGGCAGAGC
The nucleotide sequence above comes from Amblyraja radiata isolate CabotCenter1 chromosome 41, sAmbRad1.1.pri, whole genome shotgun sequence. Encoded proteins:
- the LOC116967874 gene encoding radial spoke head protein 6 homolog A-like isoform X2 — encoded protein: MMEREDKAYSPNPTESQKQSEFPSATESDEKMVQMEPELNLDFASETMIRNAKAYLLQKSTISNLNLYDHLSELMTKVLDERPIDAVDIIEDISKKIKKSRFSKKIDTLRDEYETSMAHSLAEVQKTLFIKATEEEDVADHEEEMLETPLPNVMEMAFYFEQAGVGLSRNEMYCIFLALKQLVETQPLQKCRFWGKILGLKGNYIVAEVEFREGEEDAEEVVEEEKEEEKEEYKEETEPEAEEEGEVVEDKPPASTYKPPPVIPKEENRSGANKFTYFVCSEPAKIWTKLPTVTPAQITTARKIKKFFTGNLDAPITSYPPFPGNENNYLRAQIARISASTQISPLGFYQFGEEEEEEEEGPVRENYEENADFESIPVTELLDNLANWVHHTAHILPQGRCVWFNAVQKKEEDFDEEEEEEEEAPDEPEPEVGPPLLTPLSEDAEISGIAPWSMKASSILIPQYAIAVVRSNLWPGSWTFAIGRKFENVYLGWGHKYSPENYSPPAAPSVQAEYASGPDTTEVDDPTVEEEQALRAAIEERLAAAEEAEEEEEEEEEEEDEN
- the LOC116967874 gene encoding radial spoke head protein 6 homolog A-like isoform X1; the encoded protein is MMEREDKAYSPNPTESQKQSEFPSATESDEKMVQMEPELNLDFASETMIRNAKAYLLQKSTISNLNLYDHLSELMTKVLDERPIDAVDIIEDISKKIKKSRFSKKIDTLRDEYETSMAHSLAEVQKTLFIKATEEEDVADHEEEMQLETPLPNVMEMAFYFEQAGVGLSRNEMYCIFLALKQLVETQPLQKCRFWGKILGLKGNYIVAEVEFREGEEDAEEVVEEEKEEEKEEYKEETEPEAEEEGEVVEDKPPASTYKPPPVIPKEENRSGANKFTYFVCSEPAKIWTKLPTVTPAQITTARKIKKFFTGNLDAPITSYPPFPGNENNYLRAQIARISASTQISPLGFYQFGEEEEEEEEGPVRENYEENADFESIPVTELLDNLANWVHHTAHILPQGRCVWFNAVQKKEEDFDEEEEEEEEAPDEPEPEVGPPLLTPLSEDAEISGIAPWSMKASSILIPQYAIAVVRSNLWPGSWTFAIGRKFENVYLGWGHKYSPENYSPPAAPSVQAEYASGPDTTEVDDPTVEEEQALRAAIEERLAAAEEAEEEEEEEEEEEDEN